The Synergistaceae bacterium DZ-S4 genome contains a region encoding:
- a CDS encoding DMT family transporter produces the protein MNGDNMKNGSVRLAYAAAFGHTVITGLSFMFSKIGLLYSTPWDLLAYRFTASFAALMVMVAFGWIRFSFTWERIRRIVPLSLFYPLSFFAFQTFGLLYLTSSEASIILATMPVFTLILASCFLKERSTLLQKFSVFLSVAGVVYITVNKGAELNFASLIGVAMLLWTAISFSIYSIMLKKVARDFSIIEITCIMTVIGFISFNAMSIARHVINGTLSSFFVPLAEPGFIIAFSYLGILSSLVTSLLTNYTLSKIDAYKMCVFINLNTVISIIAGVVFLKENFYCYHAIGSVMIISGVVGTNCLSGRNIKK, from the coding sequence ATGAACGGCGATAACATGAAAAACGGAAGCGTGCGTCTCGCATACGCGGCGGCCTTCGGACACACTGTAATTACGGGGCTCTCCTTCATGTTCTCGAAGATAGGGCTGCTCTACAGTACCCCGTGGGACCTGCTCGCATACAGGTTCACCGCGTCTTTTGCCGCACTGATGGTGATGGTCGCCTTCGGATGGATCAGATTCAGCTTCACATGGGAAAGGATAAGAAGGATAGTCCCGCTCTCTCTGTTCTACCCCCTGTCCTTCTTTGCCTTCCAGACCTTCGGCCTTTTGTATCTGACCTCATCCGAGGCAAGCATCATACTTGCCACGATGCCCGTATTCACACTGATACTAGCTTCCTGTTTTTTAAAAGAGAGATCTACGCTGCTTCAGAAATTCTCTGTGTTTCTCTCTGTAGCGGGAGTCGTCTACATCACAGTCAACAAAGGCGCGGAGTTGAATTTTGCAAGCCTCATAGGAGTGGCGATGCTCCTCTGGACGGCCATTTCCTTTTCCATTTACAGCATAATGCTGAAAAAAGTGGCAAGGGACTTTTCCATAATCGAGATCACCTGCATCATGACCGTGATAGGCTTTATCTCCTTCAATGCGATGTCGATCGCAAGACATGTGATAAACGGGACTCTGAGCAGCTTCTTCGTGCCGCTCGCCGAACCGGGATTCATCATCGCCTTCTCATATCTCGGCATACTGTCATCACTGGTGACTTCGCTGCTGACCAATTACACGCTTTCAAAGATCGACGCCTACAAAATGTGTGTCTTCATCAATCTGAACACAGTCATATCCATCATTGCCGGAGTGGTCTTCCTCAAGGAAAATTTCTACTGCTACCACGCGATCGGCTCTGTTATGATAATCAGCGGCGTAGTGGGGACGAATTGTCTGTCCGGAAGGAATATCAAAAAATAA
- a CDS encoding NAD(P)H-hydrate dehydratase, with amino-acid sequence MMRYYDPEDIRQADVLATEKYGIPSLELMENAGTNAAAEVLKRYPDARSILILAGPGNNGGDGFVAARCFLDKGLDVKLILSADPGSYKGDPQINLDRLVRSYAGKCTVQCSKDLTDDEIISYADDAGCVIDSLLGTGSKGAPRGEVERLIRLCENNRAVVAFDIPSGIDPTTGRIYDPCVKADLTVTFLAAKRGMCFSPAYEMCGTVVTASIGISPDKVLADRKSILSFAKEDIVPLLPELPRDIHKGSRGGVLVVGGSVNYRGAPLLAGLGALRSGAGLVVLALPDFMIDAASLFLPEAIFVPLSTKGDEIIPGSAADAVAAWEKRCGACVVGPGLGRSASAGSVVEWFWKNWDKPLLVDGDGLYFLSADRRPIYREDAALTPHGGEAARLLGITPEEVNMSRTEAASSMLRIAGSVLLKGMDTVVCSKGREITIIKGGSLSLSVPGSGDVLSGAAGAFMASGMPISDALLAAASAHAAAGALLEDRHGVRGTLAREIADALPFTLS; translated from the coding sequence ATGATGAGATATTACGATCCCGAAGACATACGGCAGGCCGATGTCCTTGCGACAGAGAAGTACGGCATCCCTTCGCTCGAACTGATGGAAAACGCCGGCACAAATGCCGCAGCGGAAGTATTGAAAAGGTATCCTGACGCACGCAGTATCCTCATCCTTGCCGGTCCCGGCAACAACGGGGGAGACGGTTTCGTTGCAGCAAGATGCTTTCTGGACAAGGGCCTCGACGTAAAACTTATCCTGTCTGCCGATCCCGGCTCTTACAAGGGCGACCCACAGATCAATCTAGACAGGCTGGTCAGATCATATGCCGGGAAATGCACTGTCCAATGTTCGAAAGATCTCACCGACGATGAGATCATCAGTTATGCAGATGACGCCGGCTGCGTGATCGATTCCCTTCTCGGCACGGGTTCAAAGGGGGCCCCGAGGGGGGAGGTCGAACGTCTGATCAGGCTGTGTGAAAATAATAGGGCAGTTGTAGCTTTTGATATTCCAAGCGGAATAGACCCAACAACCGGTAGAATTTACGACCCATGCGTAAAGGCGGACCTGACAGTCACATTCCTCGCGGCAAAAAGGGGGATGTGCTTCTCTCCCGCTTACGAGATGTGCGGGACTGTCGTGACAGCGAGCATCGGGATATCTCCCGACAAGGTCCTTGCCGACAGGAAGAGCATCCTCTCATTCGCGAAAGAGGATATCGTACCTTTGCTTCCCGAACTGCCAAGGGACATCCATAAGGGCAGCAGAGGAGGGGTACTCGTCGTAGGAGGATCCGTGAACTACAGAGGGGCGCCGCTGCTGGCCGGGCTCGGTGCGCTGCGTTCAGGTGCCGGACTTGTCGTCCTCGCGCTGCCCGACTTCATGATCGACGCTGCATCGCTCTTTCTGCCCGAAGCCATATTCGTGCCGCTGAGTACCAAAGGCGATGAAATAATTCCCGGGAGCGCCGCGGATGCTGTTGCGGCGTGGGAGAAAAGGTGCGGAGCCTGTGTCGTGGGTCCCGGCCTCGGCAGGAGCGCTTCAGCCGGATCGGTGGTCGAATGGTTCTGGAAGAACTGGGACAAGCCCCTCCTGGTCGACGGCGACGGCCTCTATTTCCTCTCAGCCGACCGCAGACCTATATACAGGGAAGATGCGGCGCTGACCCCTCACGGCGGAGAGGCCGCAAGGCTGCTTGGCATAACGCCAGAAGAGGTAAATATGTCCAGAACGGAAGCTGCTTCATCCATGCTGAGGATAGCCGGCAGCGTCCTGCTGAAGGGTATGGACACGGTCGTATGTTCCAAAGGCAGGGAGATCACGATAATCAAAGGGGGCTCTCTCTCCCTTTCCGTCCCCGGCTCAGGCGACGTCCTGAGCGGTGCGGCAGGGGCGTTTATGGCATCCGGCATGCCGATCAGCGATGCACTGCTCGCTGCGGCTTCGGCGCACGCGGCGGCCGGAGCGCTGTTGGAAGATAGGCACGGAGTCAGGGGAACACTTGCAAGGGAGATAGCAGATGCACTGCCTTTCACGCTCAGCTGA
- the acpS gene encoding holo-ACP synthase has product MIRGIGIDICDISRMRKAVSREGFCRRVFSEGERAYAESKADPAAHYAAAFAAREALSKATGWGIAGLGLNSCSIERTPSGPRFVFDEEALSKFSKEGIDNVFLSISHEAGIAVAVVILEKNR; this is encoded by the coding sequence ATGATACGCGGGATCGGAATAGACATCTGTGACATCTCAAGAATGCGCAAGGCTGTCTCAAGAGAAGGATTCTGCAGGCGTGTCTTCTCTGAAGGCGAGAGAGCCTATGCGGAATCCAAAGCGGACCCGGCGGCACACTACGCCGCGGCCTTTGCTGCGCGCGAGGCTTTGTCAAAAGCGACCGGTTGGGGGATAGCGGGGCTTGGGCTCAACTCCTGTTCGATCGAAAGGACCCCTTCGGGCCCAAGGTTCGTATTTGACGAGGAGGCGCTTTCAAAGTTCTCAAAAGAGGGGATCGACAACGTCTTCCTCTCTATATCCCATGAAGCCGGCATAGCAGTGGCAGTCGTCATACTGGAGAAAAACCGATAA
- a CDS encoding DUF488 domain-containing protein, translating into MSIEIKRIYDQTDAGDGKRILVDRLWPRGMTKERAALYLWMKDIAPSPALRVWFGGDPKKFDEFSRRYMEELDTDPTKQGAVSQLLEICRNEKLTILYASREPLINHAIIIMNYLQKKLADGTEAGQGSRT; encoded by the coding sequence ATGAGCATTGAAATAAAACGTATATACGACCAGACAGACGCCGGTGACGGCAAACGGATCCTGGTGGACCGGCTGTGGCCCAGAGGGATGACGAAGGAAAGGGCGGCCCTTTACCTCTGGATGAAGGATATAGCCCCCAGCCCGGCTCTTCGGGTCTGGTTCGGAGGCGATCCGAAAAAGTTCGATGAATTTTCACGAAGATACATGGAGGAACTGGATACGGACCCGACAAAACAGGGGGCTGTATCGCAGCTTCTGGAGATCTGCCGGAACGAAAAGCTGACGATTTTGTACGCATCAAGGGAACCTTTGATAAATCATGCGATCATCATAATGAATTATCTGCAGAAAAAACTGGCAGACGGCACCGAGGCAGGACAGGGCAGCCGGACATGA
- a CDS encoding glucosaminidase domain-containing protein, which translates to MKKFLSVMILAVFAAVVSCHGAEAMTVGEFYSLAKKHKHIQPFAVTVQSACETGHWTSELWINGYNGAGLKVSKEWLSANKPYITKSSVESSKGVYGQETSKFRKYGSPEEFLRDYEKKIREDYPRCARNRDNIWGYFAGLYDGKKGKWATDHKYYDKLTVKAIKLAPEIYGSEWKQKLIRDFKVASRRKSLTGWQIDIIRSEFKKAGVL; encoded by the coding sequence ATGAAAAAGTTTTTAAGCGTGATGATCCTGGCAGTCTTTGCCGCCGTTGTTTCATGCCATGGTGCTGAGGCAATGACCGTGGGCGAATTTTATTCGCTGGCGAAAAAACATAAGCACATACAGCCATTTGCGGTGACAGTCCAGAGCGCCTGTGAAACGGGACACTGGACCAGCGAGCTCTGGATCAACGGATACAACGGGGCGGGGCTGAAAGTTTCGAAGGAATGGCTAAGCGCGAACAAGCCCTACATCACAAAAAGCAGCGTTGAGAGCAGCAAAGGAGTCTATGGGCAGGAGACCTCAAAATTCAGAAAATACGGCTCTCCCGAAGAATTTTTACGCGACTATGAAAAAAAAATCCGGGAGGACTATCCCAGATGCGCAAGGAACAGGGATAATATATGGGGTTATTTTGCCGGACTTTACGACGGCAAAAAGGGCAAATGGGCGACAGACCACAAATATTACGACAAACTTACTGTAAAGGCGATCAAGCTTGCCCCCGAAATTTACGGCTCAGAGTGGAAACAAAAACTTATCAGGGACTTCAAGGTCGCATCCAGGCGAAAATCTCTTACAGGCTGGCAGATCGATATCATCCGCAGCGAATTCAAAAAGGCCGGAGTGCTGTAG
- a CDS encoding phosphoribosyltransferase family protein: protein MNEYYELKICGLVRKLKKVKVAPDLVIASFVMLGDTQLIEKCADELFDKMKDIKDLDMLVCPEAKGIPLTHALAVRLGVDYVVARKSVKGYMENPITSEVKSITTNEKQIIVIDEIDAARLNGKSVCVVDDVVSTGGSLRSLEAVLAKTGCTVISKAAVLLEEGGYSGEDLIYIQKLPVFKA from the coding sequence ATGAACGAATATTATGAACTTAAGATATGCGGGCTCGTAAGAAAGCTGAAAAAGGTAAAGGTGGCTCCGGATCTCGTGATCGCGTCCTTCGTGATGCTTGGAGACACACAGCTGATCGAGAAGTGCGCGGATGAGCTTTTTGATAAGATGAAAGATATAAAGGATCTTGACATGCTGGTCTGCCCGGAAGCAAAGGGTATACCGCTAACGCATGCGCTGGCTGTGCGCCTGGGAGTGGATTATGTCGTGGCAAGGAAATCCGTAAAGGGATACATGGAAAATCCTATCACTTCCGAAGTCAAATCGATAACGACAAATGAAAAACAGATCATCGTCATCGACGAGATCGACGCAGCCAGGCTGAACGGGAAAAGCGTCTGCGTAGTGGACGACGTAGTATCCACCGGCGGCTCGCTCCGTTCCCTCGAGGCCGTGCTCGCGAAGACGGGATGCACGGTGATAAGCAAGGCTGCCGTCCTGCTTGAAGAGGGCGGATACAGCGGGGAAGACCTGATCTACATTCAGAAGCTTCCTGTATTCAAAGCCTAG
- the tsaE gene encoding tRNA (adenosine(37)-N6)-threonylcarbamoyltransferase complex ATPase subunit type 1 TsaE yields MRITTSGEEETRQLGALLGRLAFPGLTILLHGGLGMGKTVLTQGIGSSLGHRGIKSPTFILVSEHDGDLPMVHADLYRLDSYVEADALDFENYIDSGCLLVVEWAERWHTPPLKDTLDITITNGEDDENSRTITVRALGERAIEMLGRLSDEVSKNIR; encoded by the coding sequence ATGCGGATCACGACGTCCGGAGAAGAGGAGACCCGGCAGCTCGGAGCTTTACTGGGGAGGCTGGCTTTTCCGGGCCTTACGATACTCCTTCACGGGGGCCTTGGGATGGGCAAGACCGTCCTGACCCAGGGGATAGGCAGTTCGCTCGGTCACCGTGGGATCAAGAGCCCGACCTTCATCCTTGTATCAGAGCACGATGGAGATCTCCCGATGGTACACGCAGACCTCTACAGGCTGGATTCATACGTGGAAGCCGATGCCCTTGATTTTGAAAATTACATAGACAGCGGATGCCTTCTGGTCGTCGAATGGGCTGAAAGATGGCACACCCCGCCGCTGAAGGACACGCTGGACATAACTATAACGAACGGGGAGGACGACGAGAACAGCAGGACGATAACGGTCAGGGCACTGGGAGAGAGAGCCATAGAGATGCTTGGCAGGCTTTCGGACGAAGTTTCGAAAAACATTCGGTAA
- the otsB gene encoding trehalose-phosphatase, whose product MVLKPPRLTPEEYVHFFSAYDRVSPLLISDYDGTLAPFRKEREKAVPGAQTQDLLGAICDAGGEVILVSGRCAEEVRQLVSLPVEIWGCHGMERLGPDGLLERAEVSPEALSKMNEFSWLFGDFPNRSVEVKYSGIALHWRENRETADRYAEFSRDITNAATEAGLRILPFDGGIEFMMPDFSKGNALRRICSEHPYSSPICYMGDDMTDEDAFVAVREREAGVAILVFSKLRESHANVSIHNSEVNTFLEFWLHRMAKKGNGTDER is encoded by the coding sequence ATGGTTCTGAAGCCGCCCAGGCTCACACCAGAAGAGTATGTGCATTTCTTTTCAGCATACGACCGTGTCTCGCCGCTGCTGATCAGTGATTATGACGGAACTCTAGCCCCTTTCAGAAAGGAGAGGGAGAAGGCTGTTCCCGGGGCGCAGACTCAGGATCTTCTTGGTGCGATCTGTGACGCCGGCGGAGAAGTGATCCTCGTCTCGGGAAGGTGCGCAGAGGAAGTCCGGCAGCTTGTATCTCTTCCTGTGGAGATATGGGGGTGCCACGGCATGGAAAGACTCGGCCCCGACGGCCTTTTGGAGAGGGCGGAGGTGTCGCCCGAAGCGCTGAGTAAAATGAATGAATTCTCCTGGCTTTTCGGGGATTTTCCGAATAGGTCTGTCGAGGTCAAGTATTCGGGGATAGCTCTTCACTGGCGCGAGAACAGAGAAACTGCCGACCGTTACGCCGAATTTTCGCGCGATATAACCAATGCTGCAACTGAAGCAGGCCTGAGGATCCTTCCTTTCGACGGAGGGATTGAATTCATGATGCCTGATTTTTCAAAGGGAAACGCTCTGCGCAGGATATGCAGCGAGCATCCGTATTCATCCCCCATATGCTATATGGGGGATGACATGACGGATGAAGACGCATTTGTCGCCGTAAGGGAAAGGGAGGCGGGGGTGGCCATCCTTGTCTTCAGCAAACTTCGCGAAAGCCATGCGAACGTATCGATACACAACAGCGAAGTAAACACATTCCTGGAGTTCTGGCTGCATAGGATGGCGAAGAAAGGGAATGGTACCGATGAAAGATAA
- a CDS encoding N-acetyltransferase → MEIQKGNGRFYISSDEGGEEAEIVFVSQSKDVISIERTFVPEAMRGRNIAGQLLQKVVEMARAEGLKIYPECPYAQMVLTRGDEYKDVLWTND, encoded by the coding sequence ATGGAAATACAGAAGGGGAACGGCAGGTTTTACATCAGCTCCGACGAAGGCGGCGAGGAAGCCGAGATAGTATTTGTCAGCCAAAGCAAAGACGTCATATCGATCGAGAGGACCTTCGTGCCCGAGGCCATGAGAGGCCGCAATATTGCAGGACAGCTGCTGCAGAAGGTCGTCGAGATGGCGCGCGCGGAAGGGCTCAAAATATACCCGGAATGCCCATACGCCCAAATGGTGTTGACAAGAGGAGACGAATACAAGGACGTGCTCTGGACGAACGATTGA
- the tsaB gene encoding tRNA (adenosine(37)-N6)-threonylcarbamoyltransferase complex dimerization subunit type 1 TsaB, translating to MKILGIDCTTKFTNVAAASDGAVLAEVSLELGRKQSSLLPLIVERVLSESSMKLSELELIAAANGPGYYTGIRTGIAYSAALAKGLGINILPVSSLETFVHDLRTAGIPLAPIIKARQNCIYCALYFSDGRELKPFVYPKFCTAAEFADFLTLYPETLLVGDDVALFKEFSVLPNNVLPRATGRPGQTALIGEYQKHLSIPPEMIQGAYLREPDIGPTS from the coding sequence ATGAAGATCCTGGGAATAGACTGCACGACTAAATTTACAAACGTTGCCGCCGCATCGGACGGTGCCGTACTGGCCGAGGTGAGCCTCGAGCTCGGAAGGAAGCAGTCGTCCCTTTTGCCCCTTATAGTGGAAAGGGTGCTCTCGGAGAGCTCTATGAAGTTATCGGAGCTGGAACTTATAGCCGCTGCAAACGGTCCCGGATACTATACGGGCATAAGGACCGGGATAGCATACTCCGCAGCTCTTGCAAAAGGCCTTGGGATAAACATACTGCCCGTCTCGTCGCTTGAAACGTTCGTACATGACCTCAGGACAGCCGGCATACCGCTTGCCCCGATAATCAAGGCAAGACAAAACTGCATATACTGCGCGCTCTACTTTTCTGACGGAAGAGAGCTCAAGCCGTTTGTATATCCAAAGTTCTGTACGGCTGCGGAATTTGCCGATTTTCTGACGCTCTATCCCGAGACACTGCTGGTGGGGGATGACGTTGCCCTTTTCAAGGAGTTCTCGGTACTTCCGAACAATGTGCTGCCGAGGGCGACAGGACGCCCGGGACAGACTGCTCTGATCGGCGAATACCAGAAGCACCTTTCGATACCCCCTGAAATGATACAGGGAGCTTACCTGCGTGAACCTGACATCGGCCCGACTTCATAG
- a CDS encoding glycosyltransferase: MSEMLNKYAEIIGSAAMDSLVRVADRLKGKKIVHVNSTRSGGGVAEILSSMIPLSKELGLDVSWEVIEGDESFFNCTKMMHNTLQGMPGVLSDRQKETYLDTVRRNAEKLKDILGDADYVFIHDPQPAALIHSFPKRKGKWVWRCHIDVSAPNKSVWKFIKEQVSAYDASVFSLPDFAQKLPHPQFLITPSIDPLSEKNIPLERDEIEKTYNDLGIPMDKPIVLQVSRFDKFKDPLGVIESYRIIKEHVDIRLVMAGGEADDDPEALEILREVEDAAKGDPDISILMLPSDSHRTINALQSGADVVMQKSIREGFGLTVTEAMWKNKAVIGGNVGGIRLQVINRFNGFRVRTPEGAAIRTRYLLSHPWKRERMGKNAREYVLENFLITGHLKRYITMLISLDLKEGPWERWF; this comes from the coding sequence ATGTCTGAGATGCTGAATAAATATGCCGAGATCATAGGGTCCGCCGCGATGGACAGCCTCGTCAGGGTCGCTGACAGGCTGAAGGGCAAAAAGATAGTCCATGTCAATTCCACAAGATCAGGCGGAGGAGTGGCCGAGATCCTTTCTTCGATGATACCCCTGTCCAAAGAGCTTGGTCTTGATGTTTCGTGGGAAGTGATCGAGGGCGACGAATCATTTTTCAACTGCACGAAGATGATGCACAACACCCTTCAGGGCATGCCGGGGGTGCTGTCTGACCGTCAGAAGGAGACTTACCTTGATACCGTCCGCAGGAACGCGGAGAAGCTCAAGGATATCCTGGGGGATGCCGATTATGTGTTTATTCACGATCCTCAACCCGCTGCGCTGATCCACAGTTTCCCGAAAAGGAAGGGGAAGTGGGTCTGGAGATGCCATATAGATGTAAGTGCTCCCAACAAAAGCGTCTGGAAGTTTATCAAAGAACAGGTATCCGCTTACGACGCCTCGGTCTTCTCCCTGCCCGACTTTGCCCAGAAGCTGCCTCACCCGCAGTTCCTCATCACACCGAGCATCGATCCCCTCTCGGAGAAGAATATCCCGCTCGAAAGGGACGAGATCGAAAAAACTTATAATGATCTGGGCATCCCCATGGATAAGCCGATCGTGCTTCAGGTATCGAGGTTTGACAAATTTAAGGACCCCCTGGGTGTCATAGAGAGCTACCGGATAATAAAGGAACATGTGGACATCAGACTAGTAATGGCGGGAGGAGAAGCCGACGACGATCCTGAGGCACTCGAGATACTGAGGGAAGTCGAGGACGCCGCAAAAGGAGACCCCGATATATCGATCCTCATGCTTCCTTCCGACTCGCACAGGACGATCAACGCACTTCAATCGGGCGCCGATGTGGTAATGCAGAAATCGATCCGCGAAGGCTTCGGCCTTACCGTTACGGAAGCAATGTGGAAAAACAAGGCTGTCATAGGCGGCAATGTCGGCGGGATAAGACTCCAGGTCATAAACAGATTCAACGGTTTCAGGGTAAGGACGCCGGAGGGTGCGGCCATAAGGACGCGATACCTGCTTTCACACCCATGGAAAAGGGAGAGGATGGGGAAAAACGCCAGGGAATATGTCCTGGAGAATTTCCTTATCACCGGACATTTGAAAAGATACATTACGATGCTCATCTCTCTTGATCTGAAAGAAGGGCCGTGGGAGAGATGGTTCTGA
- a CDS encoding 4Fe-4S dicluster domain-containing protein, whose translation MAKKFDIDVMTKWCKGCGLCIAICPKKVLELSEQVKCVPVRPDDCIGCHQCDNVCPDMAITIKERD comes from the coding sequence TTGGCGAAGAAGTTCGACATCGATGTAATGACCAAATGGTGCAAAGGATGTGGTCTCTGTATCGCTATATGCCCGAAGAAAGTTCTTGAACTGAGCGAGCAGGTTAAGTGTGTTCCTGTCCGCCCCGACGACTGCATTGGCTGCCACCAGTGCGACAACGTCTGCCCTGATATGGCAATAACAATTAAGGAGCGTGACTGA
- a CDS encoding trehalose-6-phosphate synthase — translation MKDNKGRFLVVSNRLPVTMTSNDNKWEAKSSSGGLVNALDPVLKNRGGFWVGWPGTCEEVKMSVLKEILGPISKKNGYRFMPVLLTKKDIEEYYHGFSNSVLWPLFHDFQSRCDFLPEYWEGYIRANEKFAKVVHGHASENDFIWVNDYQLIPLGSMLLNKNPDLRSSFFLHIPFPSLDVFMKLPWRKEILYQLTCYSLVCFQTQRDRRNFIECVRVFYPGATVYGRGHVIKVRIDDRAFLAGSMPISIDYRRYSSLGSSGPVVKRAKQIKDEIYTEKMMIGVDRLDYSKGIPQKLKGFDKCLQEHPELREKLTLFQLVIPSRDTINEYRELRNEIELLISEINGKYSTTRWTPVIWRHGSLPETELYAAYRAADIAIVTSLKDGMNLVCKEYCASKGRKGGVLILSEFTGAAIQLSKGAVLVNPYDVCDVSESIYRAFMMDEEEQKARMKSMREAIRRQDVFWWVDNFLRAAAGKKLGDFPEQDLPSLWPGLFKIKQKYNAGKPS, via the coding sequence ATGAAAGATAATAAAGGCCGGTTCCTTGTCGTGTCCAACAGACTTCCTGTGACGATGACCAGCAATGACAACAAATGGGAGGCAAAATCCTCCTCCGGAGGACTGGTGAACGCACTGGATCCCGTACTCAAGAACAGGGGGGGATTCTGGGTCGGATGGCCGGGCACATGCGAAGAGGTCAAAATGTCCGTCCTGAAAGAAATACTCGGTCCTATATCAAAGAAGAACGGATACAGATTCATGCCGGTACTGCTTACCAAAAAAGATATAGAAGAATACTATCACGGTTTTTCAAACTCCGTCCTGTGGCCGCTCTTTCATGATTTTCAGTCAAGGTGCGATTTTCTGCCCGAATACTGGGAGGGATATATCAGAGCAAACGAAAAATTTGCCAAAGTCGTTCACGGACATGCCTCGGAAAACGATTTTATCTGGGTCAACGACTATCAGCTTATTCCGCTGGGATCTATGCTTCTGAATAAAAACCCCGACCTGAGGTCGTCTTTCTTCCTGCACATCCCCTTCCCAAGCCTGGACGTTTTCATGAAGCTTCCCTGGAGGAAGGAGATCCTTTACCAGCTGACATGCTACTCTCTCGTCTGCTTCCAGACTCAGAGAGACAGGAGAAATTTCATAGAATGCGTAAGGGTCTTCTACCCGGGCGCGACAGTCTACGGCAGAGGACATGTCATCAAGGTCAGGATAGACGACAGGGCATTTCTTGCAGGCAGCATGCCTATCAGCATCGACTATAGGCGTTATTCGTCATTGGGCAGTTCAGGTCCTGTTGTAAAAAGAGCAAAACAGATCAAAGATGAGATATATACTGAAAAGATGATGATCGGAGTCGACCGTCTCGACTATTCTAAGGGAATACCGCAGAAGCTGAAAGGGTTTGACAAGTGTCTTCAGGAACACCCCGAACTCAGAGAAAAATTAACGCTCTTCCAGCTCGTTATCCCAAGCAGAGATACGATCAACGAGTACAGGGAGCTCAGGAACGAGATAGAACTGCTGATAAGCGAGATAAACGGCAAATATTCGACCACAAGGTGGACGCCGGTGATCTGGCGCCACGGGTCGCTTCCGGAAACCGAACTTTACGCCGCATACCGTGCGGCAGACATCGCTATCGTGACTTCGCTCAAAGATGGGATGAACCTGGTGTGCAAGGAATACTGTGCAAGCAAGGGAAGAAAAGGGGGAGTCCTTATCCTGAGCGAGTTTACGGGAGCTGCCATACAGCTTTCCAAAGGGGCAGTCCTGGTCAACCCCTATGACGTTTGCGACGTCTCTGAATCTATTTACAGGGCATTTATGATGGATGAAGAAGAGCAAAAAGCAAGAATGAAGTCAATGAGGGAAGCGATAAGGAGGCAGGATGTATTCTGGTGGGTCGATAATTTTCTGAGAGCCGCAGCGGGCAAGAAACTCGGAGATTTCCCGGAACAGGATCTTCCCTCCCTCTGGCCCGGTCTTTTTAAGATCAAACAAAAATATAACGCCGGGAAGCCTTCATAG